A window from Trinickia violacea encodes these proteins:
- a CDS encoding cupin domain-containing protein: protein MKKQPEKKDKSAKEEKSAKKEKSPKKGQSTKSSPSKIQSALPYVVNVDNVREIERLNGEHWGSAWKPLTPALDSIPGRLGANLTRLPPGRTACPFHAHAREDEVFFVLSGRGVLRYGNALQEIRAGDCISCPAGMGVAHQLANPFDEDLLFFAVGLNDPHEVCTYPDTGKVMIRSLNKVARLAETPYLDGEPDTPRVLELARSIAGVSVGKSKGKNKKRKR from the coding sequence ATGAAAAAGCAGCCGGAAAAGAAAGACAAATCCGCAAAGGAAGAGAAATCCGCAAAGAAAGAAAAATCGCCAAAGAAAGGCCAATCCACGAAGAGCAGCCCGTCCAAAATACAGAGCGCACTGCCCTATGTCGTGAACGTCGACAATGTCAGGGAAATCGAGCGCTTGAACGGCGAGCACTGGGGCAGCGCGTGGAAGCCGCTGACACCGGCGCTCGATTCGATCCCTGGCCGCCTCGGCGCCAACCTGACACGTTTGCCGCCGGGCCGCACGGCCTGTCCGTTTCATGCGCATGCACGCGAGGACGAAGTGTTTTTCGTGCTGTCCGGTCGCGGGGTTTTGCGTTACGGCAATGCGCTCCAGGAAATTCGCGCCGGGGACTGCATCTCGTGCCCGGCCGGTATGGGCGTCGCTCACCAGCTCGCCAATCCGTTCGACGAGGATTTGCTCTTTTTCGCTGTGGGACTGAACGACCCGCATGAGGTCTGTACCTATCCCGATACCGGCAAAGTGATGATCCGCAGCTTGAACAAGGTTGCCCGGCTGGCGGAAACGCCTTACTTGGACGGCGAGCCGGATACGCCGCGCGTGCTGGAATTGGCGCGATCGATTGCGGGTGTGTCGGTGGGCAAATCGAAAGGCAAAAATAAGAAGCGCAAGCGTTGA
- a CDS encoding M55 family metallopeptidase: MKVLISTDIEGVAGVFHTEQTRPGNGEYERARRWMTEEANAAIEGAFAGGATEVWVNDSHGGFRNLLPDLLDERAQVVLGKPRTLGMMAGLEYGAEWVFMIGYHAKAQSRGILAHTINSFAFARVSMNGAEVGEAGVYGALAAEYGARVALLTGDDVFVEETRETFPEADFVTVKTASGHASGVTQTPAAACAAIRAAAQEAMARRVRGSAGRFERSGVTQRPTQCELRVQTTALADLFCQWPTLTRIDGVTLRFETPSVEHAVRTLNCLSAMSFMLR, encoded by the coding sequence ATGAAAGTCCTGATTTCTACCGATATCGAAGGCGTCGCAGGCGTCTTTCACACCGAACAGACGCGCCCCGGCAACGGCGAATACGAACGCGCGCGGCGCTGGATGACCGAAGAGGCGAACGCGGCGATCGAAGGCGCGTTCGCGGGCGGCGCGACCGAAGTGTGGGTCAACGATTCGCACGGCGGCTTTCGCAATCTGCTGCCCGATCTGCTGGACGAGCGCGCGCAGGTGGTGCTCGGCAAGCCGCGCACGCTCGGGATGATGGCGGGGCTCGAATACGGCGCGGAGTGGGTGTTCATGATCGGCTATCACGCGAAGGCGCAAAGCCGCGGGATACTCGCGCATACGATCAACAGCTTTGCATTTGCGCGCGTGTCGATGAACGGCGCGGAGGTGGGCGAGGCGGGAGTGTATGGGGCGCTGGCTGCGGAATATGGGGCACGTGTCGCGCTTTTGACCGGCGACGATGTGTTCGTCGAGGAGACGCGCGAGACATTTCCGGAGGCGGATTTCGTCACGGTGAAGACGGCGTCGGGGCATGCAAGCGGCGTCACGCAGACGCCGGCGGCCGCGTGTGCGGCGATTCGTGCGGCGGCGCAAGAGGCGATGGCGCGGCGAGTGCGTGGTAGTGCCGGTCGATTTGAGCGATCGGGCGTGACGCAACGCCCCACCCAGTGCGAACTCCGCGTGCAAACAACCGCGCTCGCCGACTTGTTCTGCCAATGGCCCACGCTCACGCGTATCGACGGCGTGACGCTTCGCTTCGAAACACCTTCGGTCGAACACGCGGTGAGGACGCTGAACTGCTTGTCGGCGATGTCGTTTATGTTGCGGTGA
- a CDS encoding EF-hand domain-containing protein: MHKMIAIQALCLASTCAFAQTAPQPGMGNMSPQKMERMAQQLQTRFANANTTHDGKLTREQAASGMPMVAKHFDEIDTQKLGYVTLPQIAAFVQQRGVAN; this comes from the coding sequence ATCCACAAGATGATCGCCATCCAAGCGCTGTGCCTTGCCTCGACCTGCGCCTTCGCTCAAACCGCGCCGCAACCCGGCATGGGCAACATGAGCCCGCAGAAGATGGAGCGCATGGCGCAGCAGCTGCAGACCCGCTTCGCGAACGCGAACACCACCCACGACGGCAAGCTCACGCGCGAACAGGCCGCCAGCGGCATGCCGATGGTCGCCAAGCACTTCGACGAGATCGATACGCAGAAGCTCGGCTACGTGACGCTGCCGCAGATCGCCGCATTCGTCCAACAACGCGGGGTAGCGAACTGA
- a CDS encoding DmpA family aminopeptidase yields MSGAITDVPGVSVGHCTLDDGSIQTGVTVVRPNGGNLYRDKVPAAATVINGFGKSIGLVQVEELGVLETPIALTNTFGVGAIAQAQIRATIAENPLIGREWPTVNPLVFECNDGYLNDIQALAVREEHYDAASAAASGTFARGAVGAGRGMSCFDLKGGIGSASRMALAAGTSYTVGALVLANFGRLPMLTIGGVPVGRALAERAALEQRANADIAGALVAKPEQGSIIMLIATDAPLDARQLKRLSMRAAAGLARTGSTYGHGSGDISLAFSTAYTVPHEADFVAVPPCVADARLDPLFHAAADSVEQAIIDALFQATTVTGRDGHRRLSLADAAPDLTQILAQPTR; encoded by the coding sequence ATGAGTGGCGCGATCACCGATGTGCCGGGCGTCAGCGTCGGGCATTGCACGCTCGACGATGGATCGATTCAAACGGGCGTGACCGTCGTGCGCCCGAATGGCGGCAACCTCTATCGCGACAAAGTCCCGGCGGCGGCGACGGTCATCAACGGCTTCGGCAAGAGCATCGGCCTTGTGCAAGTCGAGGAGCTGGGCGTGCTCGAGACGCCGATCGCGTTGACGAATACGTTCGGCGTCGGCGCGATCGCGCAGGCGCAGATTCGCGCGACGATTGCGGAGAATCCGCTGATCGGCCGCGAATGGCCGACGGTCAATCCGCTCGTGTTCGAATGCAACGACGGGTATTTGAACGATATTCAAGCGCTGGCCGTTAGGGAGGAACACTACGACGCCGCGTCTGCGGCAGCGAGCGGGACGTTCGCGCGCGGTGCCGTTGGCGCCGGACGCGGGATGTCCTGCTTCGATCTGAAAGGCGGAATTGGATCGGCTTCGCGCATGGCTTTGGCCGCGGGGACTTCGTACACCGTCGGCGCGCTCGTGCTCGCCAACTTCGGGCGCCTGCCGATGCTGACGATCGGCGGCGTGCCGGTTGGACGCGCGCTCGCCGAGCGAGCCGCCTTGGAGCAGCGCGCAAATGCGGACATTGCAGGCGCGCTCGTAGCAAAACCCGAGCAAGGCTCGATCATCATGCTGATCGCAACCGACGCGCCGCTCGATGCGCGCCAGTTGAAACGGCTCTCGATGCGCGCAGCGGCCGGGCTCGCGCGCACCGGCTCGACCTATGGCCATGGCAGCGGCGATATCTCGCTGGCGTTCTCGACGGCGTACACGGTGCCGCACGAAGCGGACTTCGTTGCGGTGCCGCCGTGCGTGGCCGATGCGCGGCTCGATCCGCTTTTTCACGCGGCGGCCGACAGCGTCGAACAAGCGATCATCGACGCACTCTTTCAGGCGACGACAGTCACGGGCCGCGACGGTCACCGACGCCTGTCGCTCGCCGACGCGGCGCCCGATCTCACGCAAATCCTCGCTCAACCGACACGATGA
- a CDS encoding efflux transporter outer membrane subunit: protein MKPVTSRRLWLACALCTALAGCVTVGPDFKQPDVTLEDQWFESLPPAAQATPAAEAAWWKAFNDPVLTALEQRAYERNISIQTAGLNVLKARAQLSISDENLLPQQGGVSVGANHINSSGVGPVPPAHLWAQHAKSNVSWEIDFWGKYRRQIESDTAALRSSEAAYDNALVSLFGNVANAYIDLRALERRIVIAQQNLDSQQKSLDLTKARFKHGSVSQLDVEQAATLVAETQAQIPPLIKGRAQDRDTLALLLSDTPEAIEAMLKDSSGIPVAPTQIDAGIPADLLRRRPDVREAALNAASQSALIGVNKAKLYPSLSLTGLLAASSGEEQALGLTSLGAKTIGLFSASVSIPIFNRGQLKNAVRIQDAAFQEAVLNYQNTVLQAQKDVEDAIVNLRTTLDALDATARAADASQRALKLANAQYRAGKVTYDTVLDSARSLLKDDDSLAQYQGQASLAVVQLYIALGGGWEVAKDQPVVSERIAKEMAQRTDWGRLIEPPKGSSFARTSGDPLETGK from the coding sequence ATGAAACCTGTCACGTCACGTCGGTTGTGGCTCGCTTGTGCGCTGTGCACGGCGCTCGCCGGCTGCGTGACGGTCGGCCCCGACTTCAAGCAGCCTGACGTCACACTCGAAGATCAATGGTTCGAGAGCTTGCCGCCAGCGGCGCAAGCCACGCCCGCCGCCGAAGCGGCCTGGTGGAAAGCGTTCAACGATCCGGTTCTGACGGCGCTCGAACAGCGCGCTTATGAGCGCAACATCTCGATTCAAACCGCAGGGCTCAACGTTCTCAAGGCGCGCGCGCAACTGTCGATCAGCGACGAAAACCTGCTGCCGCAGCAAGGCGGCGTGTCGGTGGGCGCGAACCACATCAACAGCAGCGGCGTCGGCCCGGTTCCGCCTGCGCACTTGTGGGCCCAGCATGCGAAGTCCAACGTGAGCTGGGAAATCGACTTCTGGGGCAAGTATCGCCGGCAGATCGAGTCGGACACGGCCGCGCTGCGCAGCTCCGAAGCCGCGTATGACAACGCGCTCGTCTCCCTGTTCGGCAACGTGGCCAACGCCTATATCGACTTGCGAGCGCTCGAGCGGCGCATCGTCATCGCGCAGCAGAACCTGGATTCGCAGCAAAAGAGCCTCGATTTGACGAAGGCGCGTTTCAAGCACGGCTCGGTGAGCCAGCTCGATGTCGAGCAGGCCGCGACGCTCGTCGCCGAAACGCAAGCGCAAATTCCGCCGCTGATCAAAGGCCGTGCGCAGGATCGCGACACGCTTGCCTTGCTGCTCTCCGATACGCCCGAAGCAATCGAAGCGATGCTCAAAGATTCGAGCGGCATTCCCGTCGCGCCGACGCAAATCGATGCCGGCATTCCGGCCGATCTGCTGCGCCGCCGTCCCGATGTGCGTGAGGCCGCGCTCAATGCGGCGTCGCAATCGGCGCTGATCGGCGTCAACAAGGCGAAGCTGTATCCGTCGCTGTCGCTGACGGGCCTGTTGGCGGCGTCGTCGGGCGAGGAGCAGGCGCTTGGGTTGACGTCGTTGGGGGCCAAGACGATCGGGCTTTTCTCGGCGAGCGTTTCGATACCGATTTTCAATCGCGGACAACTGAAGAACGCCGTGCGCATTCAAGACGCTGCGTTCCAGGAGGCGGTGCTCAATTACCAGAACACCGTGCTGCAGGCGCAAAAGGACGTGGAGGACGCGATCGTCAACCTGCGCACGACGCTCGACGCGCTCGACGCCACCGCGCGCGCGGCCGATGCGTCGCAGCGCGCGCTGAAACTGGCGAACGCGCAGTACCGCGCGGGCAAGGTGACCTACGACACCGTGCTCGATTCGGCCCGCTCGCTGCTGAAAGACGACGATTCGCTCGCCCAGTACCAAGGGCAGGCTTCGCTCGCGGTCGTGCAGCTCTATATCGCGCTCGGCGGCGGATGGGAAGTCGCCAAGGACCAGCCGGTCGTGAGCGAGCGCATTGCCAAGGAAATGGCGCAACGCACCGATTGGGGACGGCTCATCGAACCGCCCAAGGGCTCGTCGTTTGCGCGCACCAGTGGAGACCCGCTTGAAACCGGAAAATAA